In Clupea harengus chromosome 1, Ch_v2.0.2, whole genome shotgun sequence, one DNA window encodes the following:
- the atoh1c gene encoding class A basic helix-loop-helix protein 15 — protein sequence MPRRKPPCAPCVLRQTDAAHLKSPHPTAVPQQGPPPVQALAQNSWTEVRTTDRAHYEPCALVELRLPGLRYIDQDQPTTVTTVTRAKRRRRLAANARERRRMLGLNVAFDRLRSVIPNMESERKLSKSETLQMAQIYIATLSELLQNEGCHAEFSYTRIAMTAEQVDSQRAEPSSCDSATEDTDLTETDTRSDVSRRAAGPGQSDDEHKLELGNFWERTSGTK from the coding sequence ATGCCTCGACGCAAACCCCCGTGCGCTCCGTGTGTTTTACGGCAAACAGACGCAGCTCATCTGAAGAGTCCACATCCCACTGCGGTCCCGCAGCAAGGACCACCGCCTGTCCAAGCGCTGGCACAGAACAGCTGGACGGAGGTTCGGACCACGGACAGGGCGCACTATGAACCTTGCGCTCTCGTGGAGCTCAGGCTGCCGGGGCTTCGCTACATCGACCAGGACCAGCCGACCACCGTGACCACCGTGACCAGAGCAAAGAGACGGCGACGGCTGGCTGCGAACGCGCGCGAGCGGCGGAGGATGCTCGGACTGAACGTAGCGTTCGACCGGTTGCGGAGCGTCATCCCGAACATGGAGAGCGAGCGCAAGCTGTCCAAATCAGAGACCCTACAGATGGCGCAGATCTACATCGCCACGCTCAGCGAGCTACTACAGAACGAAGGCTGCCACGCGGAATTCAGTTACACGCGCATTGCCATGACAGCGGAGCAGGTGGATTCGCAGCGCGCCGAGCCATCATCCTGTGATTCCGCAACAGAGGACACAGACCTAACTGAGACAGACACGCGCAGTGACGTTAGCAGGCGCGCGGCTGGTCCGGGACAGTCTGACGACGAACACAAGCTCGAGTTGGGGAACTTTTGGGAGCGAACAAGTGGGACAAAATGA